The following are from one region of the Oncorhynchus tshawytscha isolate Ot180627B linkage group LG24, Otsh_v2.0, whole genome shotgun sequence genome:
- the LOC112223305 gene encoding beclin-1-like — translation MCGSHREAWMNRCDGCYQQVRSQTKRSYHCTVQGACASSRTTSLRRWRRETRYSVWPAGWMSKGKIEDTGGSGGSYSIKTQFNSEEQWTKALKFMLTNLKWGLAWVSSQFYNR, via the exons atgtgtggttcccaccgtgaagcatggatgaACAGGTGTGATGGTTGTTACCAACAAGTGAGGTCTCAAACTAAAAG GAGCTACCACTGTACTGTACAAGGGGCCTGCGCTTCTTCTAGGACAACAAGtttgaggaggtggagaagggagaCACGGTATTCTGTCTGGCCTGCAG GATGGATGTCGAAGGGCAAGATTGAGGACACTGGAGGCAGCGGCGGCTCCTACTCCATCAAGACCCAGTTCAACTCAGAGGAGCAGTGGACCAAGGCGCTCAAGTTCATGTTGACCAACCTCAAGTGGGGCCTGGCATGGGTGTCGTCTCAGTTTTACAACCgatag